The Bactrocera neohumeralis isolate Rockhampton unplaced genomic scaffold, APGP_CSIRO_Bneo_wtdbg2-racon-allhic-juicebox.fasta_v2 ctg4906, whole genome shotgun sequence DNA segment GTCGGGTACCGCATGCGTGCGtcaaccaagagctaccacctcctaatccagggtgttatgcgactcccgtgcccattggatgatttgcagccaggaggtaaattcggctgtattcgaacggagcctccccaacaccgggccgaattggggagtaactgtggccttaccgcgtcaGGGGGCTCTGGCGTGGCGGACCTCCTAGTTCCCCATTATAGTAgtagacccgacagctcaccATGCTGAGCCAAGGGTCGTAAGACCAAGATGAATCAGCAcaaaacaaccacaacaacaacaacaaacaacccaACTACAAGGCAACGACCCAGGACAACGACCACGGACAAAGAGCAGGCAAGCAGCGTTGGCAAAGAGGGTCAGGGAGCTAAGCGGAAGTTTAGCTTCCTTGACGCTCTCTCGCCGGAGGAGCGGGCGTTGTTTGAGGAGCACGCGAGAGATGACGACGACGACGTGCCCTCATGCAGCGGCGCTCGCCTGGCGAGAGTGTCCTCAGCCGCCGCAGCAGCTACGAGCGGCGCCAAGACCACCCTAAGTAGGCCTAGCGGGTCGGACTCGGGGGAGTCGCATCGGGCAGAGACCGATGGCGCTCGTAGCAGGAGGAGAAGGCGCAGAAGAGGTGGGCAACGCCCTCTCCCAGCAGCTGGAAAGCCCGGCGGGTGTGACGACCCGCACAGGAAGGGTATGAGTGGTGCCAGCATGAAGTGGTACCTGCGTTATCTTCGGGATGGGAAGACTCCCGAGGAGGCGGAAGCTTCAGTAAGAGGACGGAAAGATGGGAGCAATGCATCCCCAGCAAAGAAGCGCAACAGGGCCGTGTCAGCTCGCACGCAAGGCAGCGGCACTAGAAACCGAGGCCCGGTCAGCACAACTAGGACCGCAAGGCGTGGTGACGGAAGGGCAGCGCCCAAGGACACCTACGCCCAAACTGCGAAGCGGAAAAGCGGCCAGCTCACGCCGCAGGAGCCCCCCAGTTCCAAAAGGATGAAGGGTGGCAGCACCAGGGAAGCCGGAAGTCAACCATCCGTACCAGCTCCACACCGGGAGGAGGAGGGGAGGCGCAGATATGCGGATACTGTTAAAGTCATCCGCATGGCTGTACTTCCTCAAGACTACCCGGCGCGGTTGCTCGGATCGGAGGAACTTACCGCGCTCCAGGACATCATTATGtcaacacagaatattcccacagataattgggaccccattctggtaaatatatgcacagctgcattaccagaaaaatcgttacttctgtgggagcaatcgctctcatcgcgaagaaagtgcccaacgtggcagcaaatgaaagaatttcttactacccaatatgaaatcgcagaaagggtagataaaaaactagtcagaacgaaaaacgttcaaaacgacctcaatagaagcttcaatagaccccaagcaagtagtcacaataatttaaatagaagcttttttaagaatcaatcgttcacttctgaacaatataagcaaccgtcatgcgaactttgtagaggaggtcacaaactaaaatcatgcgaaaaattcaaaaaaatgaatgttagcgatcgaaacaatttcgtaagaacgaaaaaattatgtacaaactgtctgtcacatgcgcatacgcttaaagattgcgaaagcaaatttaattgcgtttactgccataaaagacatcattctatgttacatataacaaatttttccagctcacccccaaacaaTGCAAACGTAAAACGAGCAACAGGATTAGTTGCCACAACAAATCctgaaaactgccaagaagcaccatgctgctcaaaggcgatgaaaacccaaacgctacatagcgaaaaccacagtagggtactattacccacagcagttgtctccatcgaacaccgaggagaactgttcaaactcagagccttaatagaccaaggatcacaacgatcatttatagcgtctagggcacaaaacaggcttcagttgccaacaaaactggccaattttgaaatcacgggaatgggcggaagagttgttcaaaactcaaataaaatctgccccattaccctcttttcccccaaagcggataagcgcatacaagcagaagctattgtcttaccgcaattaaccaacatgctaccaagctatcatataaattacaagcattggcaaaaggtttcacaccttaagttagcagaccccaactgcaacactcccgctcaaatagatctcctattaggcagcgatctcataccacaaattattctcgaaggtattgagaaaattaccaaaacacttctggcgcaaaataccattttcggatgggtcctaagcggactagttgcggaaccagttacaacattgacaactcaagttgaggaagtctcaaatgagtacctcaattcacaattgagaaagtTTTGGGAactagaagaactcccccccatatcagtcacaacccctgaagatcagtattgtgaggatttttacaaagccacaactactagatcagaaaatggtcggtacgtcgtacgactaccacttaagcaacaatttcctaacacactcgccttaggtcactctcgcacctctgcaattcagcagtttctaagtatggaaagaaacctacttaaaaaaggcgaaCTCAAATCTgaatatgatggtgtgttagaagaatacctccatttggatcATATGGAGGAAGTAAACTCAggggagaaaatcgtcaacggcaaatactactccttttatctgccacatcacgcagtagtgaagccagacaaaaaaacaacaaaagtgagAGTGGTTTTTAATGCCTCGAAAACCACTAGttcagggaattccctaaatgatatcctatttacgggacccacactccaaccagatttaatgcttctgatattaaactggcgtatattcaaatacgtattcaatggggacgttgaaaaaatgtatcggcaaatagtcgtacataaagacgaccaagattttcaacgtattatgttccgaagatcccccaccagtcctttacgcgacttcaaactaaaaacagttacatttggcgttaactgtgcaccatatctagccattcgcacactccacgaattggcagacaacacaaagtcagaatttcctctggcaactgaagtgttgaaaactcaaacgtatgtagacgatattctgtctggaagtcacactcttccacaagcatacgaggccttatcacaggtaataaaagccctcaattccgcagggtttccattaaaaaagattacggcaaatcacccaaatataatcaaaaatattccaaacgaaaatttgttggacactaatttccttatattcgaaaaggaaagtacaacaaaaacactaggcatccaatggaatgcgatatcggaccagttctcatacacgacagagtccatatccgcattatcagccataacgaaaagacagattttatcctcggtggcaaaacttttcgaccccgcaggatggctttcgccaataatgatccaagcgaaaatcttaatacaagagctatggctagatggaaccgactgggacgaacaagtgaaaccgcttcgcttagaaaaatggtcccagttcgcaaacaatctgaatgatatttctcagatacaaattccacgatgggtaaactactcccccgaacacaaagtcgagttacatggcttttgtgacgcctcagaaaaggcatactgcgctactatctatgtgcgcacgcaaagtgacaccacgaccacaagccacttattagtagcaaaagctaagGTGGCACctttaaaaactataagtctcccacgacttgagttatgtggcgcactgacatacaatgaacgccaccccataataattccagagaggtcaccatttgccacattattcctccattacatccacatcttaatgctacacgccgaacatcgtCTCATGCAACAGATGGTACGCCAGGAGTATTATATCCCCCGTCTTAAgccgcaaatcaagaagtgcatcttcacgtgcaagatttgcactatgcacaagcagaagatgcgaacgcagattatggcagcacttccaccggaacgctgcaatttcgctctgcctttcaccacaacaggtgttgattttgctgggcctttccaggtaaaggcgtccatgttaaggtctcccactctcatgaagggctatgtggctgtctttgtatgtttcacgacaaaggcagtacaccttgagctgtgtagtaatctgacgacggaggcttttctcgcggcatttgctcgcttcgtcgctcgacgtggctacccctcaaaaatcatgagcgataacggaaaaacctttatcggagctcaacgagccacagaaaagcaatttgtggaatttttaaaacaagtctcacctgacatcgtacaaaagtacgcccctcaaggtatcaactggcaatttatacccccaagcgctcttcatatgggcggtttatgggaatctgctgtaaaaaacttcaaatcccatttcaaacgggtagctggaaattacaaattcaattacgaagagttcacgacgttattaaatcgaattgaagccgttctcaattcacggcctctcacagtactatcgcaagacccctcagatttcaccgccttaacgccagggcattttctaaaaggagcacccatcctggccattcctgagccaggcgtggagtcgctatctctattaaatcgatgggaacgaattaaaattctccatcatgatttcagccgccgttGGAAAGACGAatacataaaggatctccacaaaagataccgCTGGAAGACTCCTCAACAAGCGCCTAAACTTGGAGACTGTGTCCTCATTCACGACGATTGTCTACCCCCACcgagtggcggcttggccgcatagaaaagctacattacggctccgacggtcacatacgaatcgttgatctccgtacgcaaaacggaacgctaaccagaccgctcgtgaagctaTGCTTTCTGCCAACTTCCGACGATCGCGAATCCGAAAACCGGAAAAACCGAACCGATAATATcgcgatataataaaatcactaaattaaatacgaaaacgaaaaatacgCAAATATAAAccgtaaataaagaaaacaaacaaaaactggtcgatcaatacgacggcccattcatgccacatatcgtggcacgatgGCCCATATCAACTTACAATGACAGATATGCATAATTAACCATCTCCTTTACCGCAGATTACCATGGATGTAGATACGCCAGTTGCAAATACGTCAGCCGCTCGGGCAGCAACCAATGTGCCACGCAACGGGCCTGCACCAGCGCCCCGAACGGTAGTTGCAACAGCACCGGCTGCTACTCCGGCAACAACGCCGGTACCTGTACCGGTAACCGCGCCTCGTGGTGGCACCCGACCACCACCGACCACATCGAGGACTTCGGAGATCCATCAGATAAAGTGCCCCATCTGTCGACGCCCACACCGGCTGCACCATTGTGGCATATTTCGGGGTATGCGACCCGtgcaacggcagcaagttgcccaggcCCACGGGCATTGCCATAACTGCCTGTCACATACACATGTGACCGCAGCGTGTGAGTCACGCgggctgtgccaaatatgccacaggccgcatcacacgctgctacatCGCAGCGCGGCACGCGAGGTGAATCGGCTACCCATCCAGCGCGGCCGCATACCCCGCTCCCAATCCGCAACTCGTGGCGCATCCCATCGACGCGGAACCTCTTTGCGGCATCGACAGCCTGGGCCACCACCTCGTCGGTCTACTGGgctgagcagcgttgtggcTACGCTGCAACAACTGCAGCGCCTTTTAGGCTAAACAGCCgtttaggggggccgggatggctaaatgagaacctgacccccctcttagtataataaaactacaccccactcatacacaccacactcaacacgactacaccatctacatcatccacacatcatTTCATCACACTCTCATCTCATCATtatctacaccacacctttcacaccacacccgaggacaccaaacacaagtaacaaaagggactggcggacggcgccAGCCTCTCTTTCTCATACGATCCGTGCGCTTACACATACGTGTCATCCCAGTCGTCAGGTTTTTCTCCGTTTTAATTCGCTACCACAGAGACATCGCCAAATCACCGGGTAAGTGCCGCGAGTTTTATCAACCTTTTTTACAATGGAGAAGTTTCCAGAAGTAGGAAGAAGAAAGCCACAATttggaaacaataaattcaaattgaggtgcagcgcctcaaaattggaagctccaatggatttgagtgatcacgaaggctttttcgtatacgtagcacatcaattttgcccgcaatattttcgtcattgtaatataaatcaaaacttatatccattttttatttattttaatgtttattcactttttcgcgagcgacaactaaattcaattgtttaaatatgtatgtcgtctaaaaaattttagctgtttcaCTATCTGTCAAATTTCCCTTTCTTAGGTTGGCAACGCCATTCATACTTCGACCGAACTTAGTTGAAGTtcctctgcgaatggtaggcatCTTGCCGCGGTGCAGGGGCTGAGGCGCAAGGCATACTCGGTATCCCCCAGCCGGTGTGAATGGTGCCGAAGGGCACTGCTCAGGCAGGATGTCGGGTACCGCATGCGTGCGtcaaccaagagctaccacctcctaatccagggtgttatgcgactcccgtgcccattggatgatttgcagccaggaggtaaattcggctgtattcgaacggagcctccccaacaccgggccgaattggggagtaactgtggccttaccgcgtcaGGGGGCTCTGGCGTGGCGGACCTCCTAGTTCCCCATTATAGTAgtagacccgacagctcaccATGCTGAGCCAAGGGTCGTAAGACCAAGATGAATCAGCAcaaaacaaccacaacaacaacaacaaacaacccaACTACAAGGCAACGACCCAGGACAACGACCACGGACAAAGAGCAGGCAAGCAGCGTTGGCAAAGAGGGTCAGGGAGCTAAGCGGAAGTTTAGCTTCCTTGACGCTCTCTCGCCGGAGGAGCGGGCGTTGTTTGAGGAGCACGCGAGAGATGACGACGACGACGTGCCCTCATGCAGCGGCGCTCGCCTGGCGAGAGTGTCCTCAGCCGCCGCAGCAGCTACGAGCGGCGCCAAGACCACCCTAAGTAGGCCTAGCGGGTCGGACTCGGGGGAGTCGCATCGGGCAGAGACCGATGGCGCTCGTAGCAGGAGGAGAAGGCGCAGAAGAGGTGGGCAACGCCCTCTCCCAGCAGCTGGAAAGCCCGGCGGGTGTGACGACCCGCACAGGAAGGGTATGAGTGGTGCCAGCATGAAGTGGTACCTGCGTTATCTTCGGGATGGGAAGACTCCCGAGGAGGCGGAAGCTTCAGTAAGAGGACGGAAGGATGGGAGCAATGCATCCCCAGCAAAGAAGCGCAACAGGGCCGTGTCAGCTCGCACGCAAGGCAGCGGCACTAGAAACCGAGGCCCGGTCAGCACAACTAGGACCGCAAGGCGTGGTGACGGAAGGGCAGCGCCCAAGGACACCTACGCCCAAACTGCGAAGCGGAAAAGCGGCCAGCTCACGCCGCAGGAGCCC contains these protein-coding regions:
- the LOC126767238 gene encoding uncharacterized protein LOC126767238, encoding MNQHKTTTTTTTNNPTTRQRPRTTTTDKEQASSVGKEGQGAKRKRRRRGGQRPLPAAGKPGGCDDPHRKGMSGASMKWYLRYLRDGKTPEEAEASVRGRKDGSNASPAKKRNRAVSARTQGSGTRNRGPVSTTRTARRGDGRAAPKDTYAQTAKRKSGQLTPQEPPSSKRMKGGSTREAGSQPSVPAPHREEEGRRRYADTVKVIRMAVLPQDYPARLLGSEELTALQDIIMSTQNIPTDNWDPILVNICTAALPEKSLLLWEQSLSSRRKCPTWQQMKEFLTTQYEIAERVDKKLVRTKNVQNDLNRSFNRPQASSHNNLNRSFF